The nucleotide sequence CAAACAGACTTTTAAAAATCATTTAAATCAGTTTTAAACATGGCAACAATAAAACATTATAACGTCAATACCCCTCCGACAGCAGCCAGTCCGGAAGGGCAGTATTTTGTAAAGAGATCGGATAATCCGGATAGGATTGATGTCTATATCGTATCGAATGGAACGGTAAAAAAGCAGGAAAACAATGATGAAAATATAGCTCAATTAGGTCGCGATATGCCTGTTTTGAATGTCAGCAAAACTAATAATAAGTATGATTACACAACAGCAACAGCCCGCGCCGCCGTGCCGGAAAATGAAAGATTTTTAGGAAAAGAAATTCGTTATCAGACCGAGACCGGTTGGGTAAACGAGCAATATATCGGCGATAATGTAAGCGGATGGGCAACGGATACAAATTGGAAGCAAGTCGGGTCTGGAAGCGGCGGAAACCTGATTTTAGAATATACAACTGACATTAACACGACACGCAAGCTCGTCAAGCAAAGCGAGAGAAAATCCGGCTTGGAAATATCCTACAAGCATCTGGAATGGGGGTGGGTAAAAGAACGATTTGTCGGTACCGATTTTTCAGATGAGGGATGGGCAAATGAGGCATTTTGGGAAGACATTGTTGACACGAAAGAGTTTGTGCCTTCTAAAAATTTGATACCTACTCGTTTTATTCATAACGCAAAAACGAGTGCTGGAGATATATGGTATAATCCTGGTACTCCTGATTCTATTGTACGTCCGATGAAATTAGAGCCTGGACAAACATATACGATAAGTCGAAGTCAAACGACAGGGAATAACTCTATTTTGTTCTATTTAAAAGATGGAACACTGTCTCTTGTCTGGACAAACGATAGCACTGTCGTTACCTTCACAGTTCCCGAAAATTGCTGCAAGGTCACATTTACGGTGCTTTCCTCCGATATCGGAGGAAACGTTTTGCAACTCGAACAAGGAAATGAAGCGACAGAATTCGAAAGCCCCGTTTACTCTATTCAGGAAAAAATAGATACGTTGCCGGAATACACATTTATAGAAAATTTCGCACACTCTGATAATATTTCTAATTATAGTTTTAACGAGGGTGTGTTGAGTAACAATAGAGGTTATTCATTTAATCCGATTCCAGTAGGGGAAAATACGCACATTTCTTTGTATTATACCCGAACAAGCCACGGAGTGAGTGGTTTGGCGTTTTATAACTACACAGGGGACATAACAGATATAGCTTCTTTTGTTGCAAACGCTGCATTAATTTCAGGAGTCTACGGGGAGCATGTAAACGGCATACATCCTGTTCCGGCCGGCGCAACACACGCTGTTTATTGTTTCGACTTCTATCATGGATGGAAGCCTGACGACGACGAACTTGCAAGATGGCAAATACTTCTCGGCAAGCATGAATATGACCCAGCAAACAACTACAAAACGATAGTTGATGTCGTCGCCAGAGCCGATACGAAAATCTTAAAAAGACAAGCCCAACGAAAAAACTTGTTTGACAATTTTGGAATTTTTTCATGGAACAGGAAAAACGATAACAGTTCTGAATTGCATTCATATAACGGGCATTATTTGTTGTCAGAAATCGGAAGGGACGGAAAAACGCTCGATGAAATTGTTAATGACCCTGTTAAGTTAGCAGGACTTGGTCTTTCGCAAACAATAAAGTTTTCTCCCGAATCCGCTTTCAACCACTCAAATGAGTGGGAAAGGGTATTGCAAATAGGTGGAAATATACGAGGGGAATTTTATAGACCTGTTATGCTCGAGGGTTATCACGATATAGTTGTACAATGCGGGATGTATGTATATACGGAAGATTTGACAGAAGAACAGGTGCTCCAGCAGTTCAAAATAGGAGCAGCCACGGGCTTCGACTATAATGTTGGGACGGAAGATTTGACAGGCGTAAAAAAAATAAAAGAGAATACATACTATGTGTATAGAAATCAGAGTATCAGAATTATGGATTCTGATAACTGGAATACGACAGATGCTGGTATATCAGTGCTAATCCCGGATAGCATATCATGTGAATTTGGCGGTTTTTGTTGGTATGAGCCACTGGATGAGGATATGTATAATTGTTACAGAGGCAGTTTTAATACTGTTTTGTCTGGCGTTGACAAATTTGATGAACCGATTATTTATACAGCACTACAATTCTTACGTAAGAAATTTGACACACTTCCGTTCAATGAGTTCAAAAATCGAAAAGTAGTCGTATTGGGTACGAGCGTGCCGAACGAGCCTCCCTTCGGCGAGGCAGGAACGCTGCAATACCCACAATTTGTTGGACAGATTTTAGGATTCACTCCGACGGTGCGGTCAATCGGCGGTACTGGTGTTACATACGACCCGGCAAACAATATATACGGGCTATCGATGACTAATGCAGAAGCAGAAGCTGGGAATCCGGGTATTGAGAAAAGTTACGAAACTCAGCTCGACGGATGCTGGGATAGCGAATTATTCTTTATCGACCACATGCACAATGATGCCGGGAGACTACATCAATTTATCGACAATCCAGAGTACTGGGATTCTGCAAAACAAACGTTTAAGATAACGGACACAAATGCTTTTGACAGGGCATGGCCGATAGGTGCTATGAACTACATAATTAGAGAGATATACAAACGTAATCCTCGGGCTGTCATTTGTCTTATAAATGACTGGCGAGGCACTGCATTGAACGTGACAAACTATCTCGCAAACATCGTTGTCGGAGAATATTGGAGCATCCCTGTATGCAACCTGAAGATGGGAAACAGAGACATCGATATTACTATTGACGTGTCCACGTCAATAATCGGCTACGACGGTAGAACGATAGATATCCCAGCCGGTTCTGTTGTAAATCCGCTAAAGTATCAGACGAAAGCGGCTCCGGAGGATGACTCCCCGAACGATTTAATCCATCCAGGCAGATACGGACGAATTTTGTATGCGAAATATGTAGCAAAATGGCTAATGTATAACGTGTCATTACAAGATACAAACGGATTTTACTAATTCGAATTTGGCACGATTTGAACTATTTTAAGAGGGGATAAAGAAGTCCCCATCTCCATAACAGCCAGTTTCTCAGGCATGGCTGAAATAATAAAGGTGCACGAACACCACGACAGGGACTATATGTCCTTGAATCGGTGTTCGTGCACCTTGTTTTATTGCCTGAGACTACAAAAGTACTAATTTTTAACTAATAAAAAATGAAAGAAAAGAATTATCCAACGGCTCCACTTCCATTCCAGGGACAGAAGCGGAATTTTATTAGCCAATTTAAAACAGCCCTGGAAGAGTTGAAAAAGAAACAATCAGTCGATTTTATTGTCGATCTCTTTGGTGGTTCCGGATTACTATCCAGGACAGCGAAAGATGTGTTCCCGGATTCGGAAGTCATATATAACGATTATGACGATTACCACAAGAGACTCCTGAATATAGAGAGAACAAATAAGTTGCTTGATGACCTCCGGGAGCTTCTCGCTGATTGCCCTCGAAAGATTCGCATAGAAGAGCCTTATCGAAGTCGTATCATTGAAAGGGTCAAGCAAGAAAACAAAGCCGGATATGTCGATTACATTACTCTCTCATCTTCCTTGTTGTTTTCTTCTAAATATGTATTGTCTTATGATGCATTGAAAAAAGAATCCTTTTATAACAACGTGAAGACAGAAGGGTACAATATTGATGCCGGACATTATCTCAATGGCCTAAAGATCGTAAAAGAAGACTACCTGACTTTGTTTGAAGCTTACAAGGATAAAGAGAATGTCCTGTTTTTAACAGATCCGCCATACCTTTCAACTGATTGCACGACCTATCATTCGGATAAGTATTGGCGCTTGAAGAACTACCTGGATGTTCTAAACACTCTGAAGACAGAAAACTATTTTTATTTTACCTCCAGCAAGAGTCAACTGGTAGAACTCTGCGAATGGTTTGAAAAGAACTGCGGACTTATAAATCCTTTTAATGGCTCAGTTCTTCGGACTCATCAGGTAAATGGGAAAGTGATCAACTATACCGATATGATGCTGTATAAGTACAAAGAACTGGAGTAAGTTGAAAAAGCATTTAAATGGTTTTTGAAGGCCATTTAAATGCTTTGTTCCGATTTGCGAAAATATATGTATTTTTGTACAATTCGTTTAAAATCGATGTACTTTTCGTTTTGGCGATT is from Dysgonomonadaceae bacterium PH5-43 and encodes:
- a CDS encoding DNA-directed RNA polymerase subunit N (RpoN/RPB10) (product_source=COG1644; cog=COG1644; superfamily=53335), with protein sequence MKEKNYPTAPLPFQGQKRNFISQFKTALEELKKKQSVDFIVDLFGGSGLLSRTAKDVFPDSEVIYNDYDDYHKRLLNIERTNKLLDDLRELLADCPRKIRIEEPYRSRIIERVKQENKAGYVDYITLSSSLLFSSKYVLSYDALKKESFYNNVKTEGYNIDAGHYLNGLKIVKEDYLTLFEAYKDKENVLFLTDPPYLSTDCTTYHSDKYWRLKNYLDVLNTLKTENYFYFTSSKSQLVELCEWFEKNCGLINPFNGSVLRTHQVNGKVINYTDMMLYKYKELE
- a CDS encoding hypothetical protein (product_source=Hypo-rule applied; superfamily=49785,52266), with product MATIKHYNVNTPPTAASPEGQYFVKRSDNPDRIDVYIVSNGTVKKQENNDENIAQLGRDMPVLNVSKTNNKYDYTTATARAAVPENERFLGKEIRYQTETGWVNEQYIGDNVSGWATDTNWKQVGSGSGGNLILEYTTDINTTRKLVKQSERKSGLEISYKHLEWGWVKERFVGTDFSDEGWANEAFWEDIVDTKEFVPSKNLIPTRFIHNAKTSAGDIWYNPGTPDSIVRPMKLEPGQTYTISRSQTTGNNSILFYLKDGTLSLVWTNDSTVVTFTVPENCCKVTFTVLSSDIGGNVLQLEQGNEATEFESPVYSIQEKIDTLPEYTFIENFAHSDNISNYSFNEGVLSNNRGYSFNPIPVGENTHISLYYTRTSHGVSGLAFYNYTGDITDIASFVANAALISGVYGEHVNGIHPVPAGATHAVYCFDFYHGWKPDDDELARWQILLGKHEYDPANNYKTIVDVVARADTKILKRQAQRKNLFDNFGIFSWNRKNDNSSELHSYNGHYLLSEIGRDGKTLDEIVNDPVKLAGLGLSQTIKFSPESAFNHSNEWERVLQIGGNIRGEFYRPVMLEGYHDIVVQCGMYVYTEDLTEEQVLQQFKIGAATGFDYNVGTEDLTGVKKIKENTYYVYRNQSIRIMDSDNWNTTDAGISVLIPDSISCEFGGFCWYEPLDEDMYNCYRGSFNTVLSGVDKFDEPIIYTALQFLRKKFDTLPFNEFKNRKVVVLGTSVPNEPPFGEAGTLQYPQFVGQILGFTPTVRSIGGTGVTYDPANNIYGLSMTNAEAEAGNPGIEKSYETQLDGCWDSELFFIDHMHNDAGRLHQFIDNPEYWDSAKQTFKITDTNAFDRAWPIGAMNYIIREIYKRNPRAVICLINDWRGTALNVTNYLANIVVGEYWSIPVCNLKMGNRDIDITIDVSTSIIGYDGRTIDIPAGSVVNPLKYQTKAAPEDDSPNDLIHPGRYGRILYAKYVAKWLMYNVSLQDTNGFY